CGAATCCGGGCCCTGCCGGCGAGGCCGCGTAAGAGGCGCTGTCGGCGAGGCCGCGTAATGGCCCTGCCGGCGAGGCCGTGTAACGGGATCGGCGGGACGGTCAGCCCGGCGGGGCGGACCTGCCGGTTACCACCAGCATGCCGCTGTACCCGTCCCGGAGCGGATCGCCGAGCGCGATCCGGGTGATCTGCGGGTCGACCGCGACCGGGGCCATCGCCCGCAGGACCTCGTCGACGTCGACGGCGACCGCCGGAAACCACTGCTCGCCCACCTGGTAGCCCTGGGACTGCGCCATGAAGGCGGCGGCGAACGGCGCCCCCGGCTTCAGCGCGGTGACGAACGCCTGCACACCCTGCTGGAACTCGGCGATGTCGGCGGACATCGAACAGGCGACGAAGAACATCGTGCCCAGGTCCCACTTCCGGCTGGGCAGCTCGAAGATGCTGGCCCGGTGCACCTCGGCCCGTACGGCGAGCGCGGCCCGGGGATCGGGAAGCAGCCCGTACGCCTCCGTTGGCCGATAGACGTCCCAGAAATCGAGCCAGTTGTCATCGAACCGGGCAATCTGTCGGCGTATCCAGGCAACGTTGGAGGTGCTCCGCTCCCACAGATCCAGGTGCGCGCAGAACGGCAACATGGCGAAGGCCGGATAGAGGTTGGTGCCCGTTCCGACGTCGACCGCCCGGGCCTGCGGATCCAACTGCTGTTGGGCGAAGAAATCGCGAATAATCTCCATTATCTGGCGATCGTCGTCCCGGACGGCGCAGTAGTTGTGCGCGAAGTAGGCTTCCGAATCGAAGTGGTCCCAGTCGACCTGCTCGTTGGAGATCGAGGACCGGCCTGAGGACGCGCCACGCGCCTCGTCGGCCCGCTCGCGGCGCGCGCTTACCGCACTCATCTGGCCCGTCCCTCGCAGTTGTGACCTCGTCACCGAACACACCGAGCGTGATCGGCGCCCGGTAACGCGGAGTTGTCCAACCTCGTCCGGGCCGGGGGCCTGCACCGATGTGGACTGGCCGAGGCGCGGATCGCCTATGTCACTACAATTCACCAGAGGGATGGCGACTGCATCCCCCGAAAGTCCGAGCCCCGGAGGGGCATTCGGGCGACTCCGAGACCGCACGACGGACGGGGACGGGGCAACCCACCGAGGCTCGCCGATCACACAGGGCTACCGCAGAACCTTACTGCAGGCCACTCAGTGTCAACACTTCGTCCGCACATCCCCAGGACAGGGTCAGCCCCGACCCGCCGTGCCCGTAGTTGTGGATGACCGGGACACCGTCGATCGAATCACTCTCGACGCGGACCTGGGGCCGAGTCGGCCGCAATCCCACCAGAATCCGTCGCACCCTGGCATTGCGGAGCAGTGGCTCCACCGCCGCGCACCGCTCGACAATGGCGGTGGCGGCGACGGGATCGGGCGTCAGATCTTCAGAACCAGGCGTCGCGTCGCCACCGAGCACCACCCGACTTCCATGCGGTAGGAAATAGGTCAGATCCGCGTGCTCGGCGTGGTCCTGGAAGAATGTGTCAATTCCAGGATTGTCGACGACCACGAGTTGTCCACGGGTCGGGAACACCTCGTCGTCCGGCACCAGAAATCGTGATCCCAGACCGGTGCAGTTGACGAGAATGCGAGCCGATCCGCCCACCTCCTTGAAAGAGGAGATGGCGCCGATCTCGATAGCGACATTGAGCGTACGCAGCCTGAGAACCAGGTATTCGAGGTACTGCGGCATGTTGACCAGCGGGATGGTGTACCGCCAACCGCTGGCGTACCCATGGGGCAGTTCCTCGGGCCGGCAAGGCTCGTAATCGGCCACTCCCACGACCCATGACGGCGGTTCCATCGGCTGCGGCGCGGCCTCCATCCCGCGTACCAGGCGGACCCCGGACGCGGTGTCGCCGGCGAGCTTCTCCAGTGCGAGGCGGGTCTGCTCACTCCACGGGAGAACCCGTGGATCGCTGACCATATAAGGGCCCCAACTCGCACCGGCCGCAGCCGAAGTTGTCTCCAATGGAGGCCGCGCGGCCCGAACCCGGACCCGCAAACCGGCCTCGGCGAGACGGACCGCGGTGGTCAGACCGGACACTCCGGCCCCGACAACCAGCGCGTCCCACTCCCCAACGCTTCCCATTCGGCAATATTAACGGAGATCGACCTCGATCATAGGTTCTGTATAATTTTGAAGTATCCCGCTATTTCGCGTGACAGCACAGAAATTCATCACGAACCCCAGCATCCACGAATCTGATAGCGGTCTGACCAGCACTATCAGGGCACTGTTCTGCGTTCCATCCGCCCCGGAGCCCGTCGATGCCGCGCGGCCCGGTGCCTCTTCCCGGCACCCGGCGAGCCGGCGACCGACGGCAGTGTCGGATTCCCGACGCTGCGCGCTCGGCCGTTCCGGGCTTCGGGGCGCTGTCGGGTACCGAACGCTGCGGTGGAAGATTCACGACTGACCGGGCGAGCGGGATCGACCACCATTCCCGTGCCGACATCGGACGCCCGACGTCCGTACCATCCTGGCAGTCCCGAGGAGGTCTGATGATCCGGAAGTACGGCAAGGCCCTCGCGGCCGTCGCCGGTGCGGTGCTCACCGTCGCCTACGGCGCGCTCTCCGGCGACCAGCACATCGAGTCGGACGAGGCCGTCCAGATCGCGATCGCGGCCGCCACCGCCATCGGTGTCTACCTGGTACCCCTGACCCCGCAGTACCGGTGGGCCAAGACCGCCGTCGCCGTCGCGCTGAGCGTCCTACAGGTCCTCGCCACGGTCATCCTCGGCGGACTCGACTCGAACGAGTGGATCGCACTCCTCCTGGCCGCGCTGACCGTGCTGGGCGTCGGCGCCGCCCCGGCGGTCTCCAAGAACGGCACCAGCAACAGCCAGGCTCCGCAGGCCCAGACCCGCACCAGCCAGCCGGTCTAGCCCCGGGAACGCCGTCCGCCGGTACCGGCCTCTGTGGTCGGTGTCACTAGCCTTGGCCTGGTGGACGGCCGGCCGATCGAGGTGCGCGTCGGTGCCGGCGTGGTCGAGCTGCTCGGTAACGACTTCGCCAGCCTGCTCTACCTGCGCGGCGAACCGGCCCGGCTGCACGCGTACGACTGCCGTGGCAGCGTGGCGCAGTTGGCCGCCCGGTCGACCTGGGAGACCGTCCGACCGGATGAACTCGACGCGCTGCGCGACTGGCTCGCCGACCCCGGACTCCGGGTCGATCGACGCAGCGGCGCCGTCCGTGGACTGCTGGTCGAACCGCTGGAGCCGTTCACCCGGCTACTGGCCCCCGGCCGGTACGTCGTCAGCGCCACCGCGGCACCCTGGGCCGAAACCGTCGTCGTCGACCCCGGCGAGCACGGCGTCAGGTCCTGGTACTGGCCGGTGGAGGGCGCCGCCATCGTTCCCACGAGCCCGTGGCCGCCGCCGGACCGGGCCACCGTGGCGGCGTACCGGGACCGGATCGCCAAGGGAGTCCGGCCGGCCGCCGTGGCGATCGGCCCAGCCGGCCGGGACGTGCGTTATCTGCTCGACGGTCACCACAAGCTCGCCGCCTACCAGGCGGAACGGGTCCGGCCGCTGATCATCGAACTGGCCCCGGAGGCGGTGTCCCCGCTGCCCCGCGAGCTGTTCGCCGGGCTGCTGCCGGAACACGTCCGCGAGCGGTTCTCCCACACTTTCGACGACTGGCGACACGGTGGCCCACCGCCGGACGGCCTGAACCAGCCGTGAGTTCTCGGCTGCCGGGAATCTCCGTCCGACAGCGATGAACTCGACTGCCGCCGAGCCTTCCGGTGCACGTCGATGCCCGGCCACACGACGGTCGCGGCCCGGTAACGCCCGTCCGCGACGTTGATGGCTCCCGTACCCCCCAACGCCTCGGGAGGCACTCGTGCTCGGCACTCGACGTCACTCCATCCGACTGGCCCTGACCGCCGCCGCCACCATCGCGGCGGTGGCCGCCTCGCTCCTCGGCACGGCTCCGGCCGGCGCCGCCCCGTCCGGCACCCCGTCCAAGGCGACCGCGCAGTCGAACCTGAACGCGCTGACCGTCGCCGCCGAGTCCGGCAGTGGCTACAACCGGGACCTGTTCCCGCACTGGATCACGATCAGCGGTGCCTGCAACACCCGGGAGACGGTGCTCCGGCGCGACGGCAGCGGGGTGAGTGTGGACAGCGCCTGCTACCCGACCTCGGGTAGTTGGTACAGC
The nucleotide sequence above comes from Plantactinospora soyae. Encoded proteins:
- a CDS encoding FAD-dependent oxidoreductase gives rise to the protein MGSVGEWDALVVGAGVSGLTTAVRLAEAGLRVRVRAARPPLETTSAAAGASWGPYMVSDPRVLPWSEQTRLALEKLAGDTASGVRLVRGMEAAPQPMEPPSWVVGVADYEPCRPEELPHGYASGWRYTIPLVNMPQYLEYLVLRLRTLNVAIEIGAISSFKEVGGSARILVNCTGLGSRFLVPDDEVFPTRGQLVVVDNPGIDTFFQDHAEHADLTYFLPHGSRVVLGGDATPGSEDLTPDPVAATAIVERCAAVEPLLRNARVRRILVGLRPTRPQVRVESDSIDGVPVIHNYGHGGSGLTLSWGCADEVLTLSGLQ
- a CDS encoding SCO2525 family SAM-dependent methyltransferase encodes the protein MSAVSARRERADEARGASSGRSSISNEQVDWDHFDSEAYFAHNYCAVRDDDRQIMEIIRDFFAQQQLDPQARAVDVGTGTNLYPAFAMLPFCAHLDLWERSTSNVAWIRRQIARFDDNWLDFWDVYRPTEAYGLLPDPRAALAVRAEVHRASIFELPSRKWDLGTMFFVACSMSADIAEFQQGVQAFVTALKPGAPFAAAFMAQSQGYQVGEQWFPAVAVDVDEVLRAMAPVAVDPQITRIALGDPLRDGYSGMLVVTGRSAPPG